Sequence from the Rutidosis leptorrhynchoides isolate AG116_Rl617_1_P2 chromosome 3, CSIRO_AGI_Rlap_v1, whole genome shotgun sequence genome:
TTTCCATTCAACCCATCTATTCGGGTTGTCGCGGGGATTGATCTAAACCACGCGAATATCGCGGGTTACCTGCCACACGAACTTGGCCTTTTGACCGATCTTGCTCTTTTTCATATTAACTCGAATCGGTTTTGTGGGACGGTCCCGATAACTTTTAAGAATTTAAGATTACTGTATGAACTCGATTTGAGTAATAATCGTTTCGTTGGGCTATTCCCAATAATAGTCTTGTCATTGCCTCATTTACAGTTTTTAGATCTCCGGTTTAACGAATTTGAAGGGCCGCTTCCACGTGCATTGTTTGATAAAAACCTTGACGCGGTTTTCTTGAATGATAACCAGTTTAGGTTTGGAATACCAGAGAATTTAGGTAATTCTCCGGTATCTGTTTTGGTTCTAGCGAATAATGATCTCGGGGGATGTATTCCCCCGAGCATTGGGAAAATGGGAAAAACATTAAATGAGATTATTCTAATGAATAATAACTTAACCGGTTGTATTCCGGTTCAGGTCGGGTTATTGAAACAAGTAACGGTTTTCGATGTTAGTTTTAATAACTTACAAGGCCCGTTACCGGGTACGATAGCGGGAATGAGAAGTGTCGAACAGTTGAATGTGGCGCATAATAGGCTGACCGGGGTGGTGCCTGATGCTATTTGTAGGTTACCGCGATTGTTGAATTTTACTTATTCATTTAATTATTTTAAGGGTGAAGCGTCGTCGTGTTCGGGTGGCGGTAAGGTATTTGATGATGGGCAGAATTGTATTGTTGGAAGATTTAATCAAAGGTCTGCTAGGCAATGTGGTTCTAGTGATGCAAGGCTTGTTGATTGTAGGAATTTGCATTGTGGTGGTTCGAGTACGGTTCCAATGCTTCCTTCAGGTCAACCGTCTCCACAACTACCACCGCAGCCACCGGTGACGTCTCCAACCATTCCACCACCAGGAAGCCACCAATCACCGCCTGCAAGTTACCAATCGCCACCACCTGGTAGCCACCAATCACCACTTGGAAGCTATCAATCTCCACCACCAGGAGGCCACCAATCACCACCACATGGAAGTCATCAATCACCACCTGGAAGCCACCAATCGCCACCACATGGTAGTCATCAATCACCGCCAGGAAGCTACCAATCACCACCACCTAGCAGCCACCAATCACCTCCACCATTAGTCGGCTGTACTCTATCaactccaccaccaccacctcccacTGGCCACCATCATTCACCACCTCATCATTAATCACATCTATCACCACGACCAGTAATCGGAGAATCTTATTAAATCTATACATACACAACATCCACCATGATTTTCTTCAAAAAATTTAAGGAAAAGAGGCAGAGATTTATcttttgatatataattataactatattgGACTTTTTGGGGTTTAGGGGGCTTGATTTGATGTAATTTGTGTGTTTGGTATGTTTACATTTCATAATCATATGTTGCATAAGTATTCAAGTTTCAAAATTAGGCTATTTATTATTTATGTGTACACTATGCAGTTATATTATTAACATTCAAAGGTGTTTTTGTTTATTATGAATAGAGTGAATTTTGATGATTTTAGACAcgtgaaaattatatatgtatggtACTAGAGATCTTAAAATAATGGAGT
This genomic interval carries:
- the LOC139896361 gene encoding leucine-rich repeat extensin-like protein 2, whose product is MPPPYLLLTLLFSASVLHLSAAADNTTTTPALTFENPRLIQAYIALQAWKQAIMSDPFGFTINWVGPNVCSYTGVYCAPFPFNPSIRVVAGIDLNHANIAGYLPHELGLLTDLALFHINSNRFCGTVPITFKNLRLLYELDLSNNRFVGLFPIIVLSLPHLQFLDLRFNEFEGPLPRALFDKNLDAVFLNDNQFRFGIPENLGNSPVSVLVLANNDLGGCIPPSIGKMGKTLNEIILMNNNLTGCIPVQVGLLKQVTVFDVSFNNLQGPLPGTIAGMRSVEQLNVAHNRLTGVVPDAICRLPRLLNFTYSFNYFKGEASSCSGGGKVFDDGQNCIVGRFNQRSARQCGSSDARLVDCRNLHCGGSSTVPMLPSGQPSPQLPPQPPVTSPTIPPPGSHQSPPASYQSPPPGSHQSPLGSYQSPPPGGHQSPPHGSHQSPPGSHQSPPHGSHQSPPGSYQSPPPSSHQSPPPLVGCTLSTPPPPPPTGHHHSPPHH